From Rhinolophus sinicus isolate RSC01 linkage group LG15, ASM3656204v1, whole genome shotgun sequence, the proteins below share one genomic window:
- the GAST gene encoding gastrin, translated as MHRLCVYALILALALATFSEASWKPHYKLQDSPSDPGLNRGLEPHWLDRLGPAPPHRRQIGRQGPPHLVADLSKKQGPWLEEEEAAYGWMDFGRRSAEKGDRTSES; from the exons ATGCACAGATTGTGTGTATATGCGCTGATCTTGGCACTGGCTCTGGCTACCTTCTCTGAAGCTTCTTGGAAGCCCCACTACAAGCTGCAAGATTCGCCCTCAGATCCAGGTCTCAACAGGGGCCTGGAGCCACATTGGCTGGACAGGTTGggtccagcccctccccacagaAGGCAGATTGGGCGCCAGGGTCCCCCACATCTGGTGGCAG ATCTGTCCAAGAAGCAGGGGCCATGGCTGGAGGAAGAAGAAGCAGCGTATGGATGGATGGACTTCGGCCGCCGCAGTGCTGAGAAAGGGGATCGAACTTCAGAGTCCTAG